A single genomic interval of Bacteroidota bacterium harbors:
- a CDS encoding T9SS type A sorting domain-containing protein: protein MIKMYRFVLSLIAFPLMTLAQPTVSFEELLLRHEQNPRIGLEAKQLAQNLGLPQAIHCRNNTLIHAIGIENGQPVYAVITNLAHPFEGGKVLFYDEVVQTIDLSGATNNPTGPIILDKNWSKKAYSRNMLLNGRMLLVPEWSSDKVMAFDPMTGDLVDTAFVRSNPGALASPKEAQLTPRRTITVSDQIRDLVQEFDTGGVYISHFAPAGGVNTAILDNIRGHAYRANGNLIVCVASGANQNSIAEFDSAGNYLGRFVQPSSNGPNGPFSILIRSNDILITGSNSPVGVTRLDLNGTYIAQWAAITSFPQQIIQLADGNVAVANFQGAAQTGIRIYNPNGTLLRLLSGVTGNRGVYQLGNGNFLTTNAAGIHEIDSANGGLVRTIAVDPDMQFISLIALTTTQVGESPALPAKIVLLQNYPNPFNPATTIEYHLPAATHVTLKVVDVLGREVATLVSETQQAGVYKTPFDASRLTSGVYFYRLQAGNTVQSRKLVVLK from the coding sequence ATGATCAAAATGTACAGGTTTGTCCTTTCCCTGATTGCTTTCCCTCTGATGACATTAGCACAACCAACTGTATCGTTTGAAGAACTGCTGCTTCGCCACGAACAGAACCCGCGCATCGGGCTTGAGGCGAAACAACTGGCACAAAATCTCGGCCTTCCGCAGGCAATCCATTGCCGCAACAACACGCTTATTCACGCCATTGGAATCGAAAACGGCCAGCCCGTCTATGCTGTTATAACGAACCTCGCGCATCCGTTTGAAGGTGGAAAGGTACTCTTCTATGATGAAGTTGTGCAGACAATCGACCTGTCCGGAGCAACCAACAATCCGACCGGCCCTATCATTCTCGACAAGAACTGGAGTAAGAAGGCTTACTCCCGAAACATGTTGCTTAATGGACGCATGTTGTTGGTACCGGAGTGGTCGTCAGACAAAGTGATGGCGTTCGATCCGATGACCGGAGATCTCGTTGATACGGCGTTCGTCCGCTCCAATCCCGGAGCGCTTGCCTCTCCCAAGGAGGCCCAGTTGACGCCTCGCCGAACCATTACCGTTTCCGATCAAATCAGGGACCTTGTGCAGGAGTTCGATACCGGTGGGGTGTACATCAGCCACTTTGCGCCGGCAGGTGGCGTCAACACCGCAATACTCGACAACATCCGCGGGCATGCGTACAGGGCAAACGGCAACCTGATCGTCTGTGTGGCCAGCGGCGCGAATCAGAACTCTATTGCCGAGTTTGATTCTGCGGGAAACTATCTCGGCCGTTTCGTTCAGCCCAGCAGTAACGGGCCTAATGGTCCTTTTTCGATTTTGATTCGTTCCAACGACATCCTGATAACCGGAAGCAACTCGCCCGTCGGCGTTACCCGGCTCGATCTCAACGGAACGTACATCGCTCAATGGGCTGCAATCACGAGTTTCCCCCAGCAAATCATTCAACTGGCTGATGGGAATGTCGCCGTGGCAAACTTTCAGGGGGCAGCACAGACGGGAATACGCATCTATAATCCGAACGGGACACTCCTGCGACTTCTGAGCGGCGTGACCGGAAATCGCGGCGTTTACCAGCTTGGGAACGGGAACTTCCTCACCACAAACGCCGCCGGCATCCATGAAATCGACTCGGCGAACGGCGGACTTGTCCGCACAATCGCAGTGGACCCGGACATGCAATTCATCAGCCTCATCGCTTTGACAACAACACAAGTTGGTGAATCGCCTGCGTTGCCGGCGAAGATAGTATTGCTGCAGAACTATCCCAACCCGTTCAATCCGGCGACAACAATTGAGTATCATCTGCCTGCAGCAACACACGTGACGCTGAAGGTGGTTGACGTGCTTGGGCGTGAGGTTGCAACGCTCGTGAGCGAGACACAACAGGCGGGAGTCTATAAAACGCCATTTGATGCGAGTCGTCTGACATCGGGCGTCTATTTCTACCGGTTGCAGGCCGGAAACACTGTACAATCGAGAAAGCTCGTAGTGCTGAAATGA
- the radA gene encoding DNA repair protein RadA, giving the protein MSRVQTKYVCQSCAYESPRWIGKCPNCDEWNTFVEEITDRSKPTRSRHSSIIKNVSAPVPLVELKVADEPRLSTGIPEFDRVLGGGIVAGSVVLIGGDPGIGKSTLMMQMGGALTNAVVLYITGEESVNQIKLRSERLEKKPSKNLLLLAETSLHVIDALLEKEQPDLIIVDSIQTMYRPELESAPGTVSQVREATALFMRYAKSKGTPVFLVGHVTKDGVIAGPKVVEHMVDTVLQFEGEQHYAYRILRAIKNRFGSTNEIGIFEMHNNGLREVTNPSEVFLSQRKSGTSGSAVVASMEGTRPLLLEVQALVAPTSYGVPQRSATGFDSKRLQMLLAVLEKRVGLHVGQYDVFVNVAGGVKAVEPAIDLGMALSIVSSLRDIPVEPQTVAIGEIGLGGEIRTISQIEKRIAEAKKLGFRRILIPKNNLKGTGPNGEMRLIEVDTVDEAMRHVIS; this is encoded by the coding sequence ATGAGCAGAGTCCAGACCAAATACGTTTGTCAATCGTGTGCATACGAATCCCCCCGTTGGATCGGTAAATGTCCCAATTGCGACGAGTGGAACACCTTTGTCGAAGAGATTACCGACCGCAGCAAGCCTACAAGGTCGAGGCATTCTTCCATCATCAAGAACGTGTCGGCACCCGTTCCGCTCGTTGAGCTGAAGGTTGCGGACGAACCGCGGCTTTCGACAGGGATTCCGGAGTTTGATCGCGTTCTTGGCGGAGGAATTGTGGCAGGTTCGGTGGTATTGATTGGCGGCGACCCCGGCATCGGAAAATCGACGTTGATGATGCAAATGGGGGGCGCGCTAACGAATGCCGTTGTTCTCTACATTACCGGCGAAGAGTCTGTCAATCAAATCAAACTCCGGTCGGAACGTTTGGAGAAGAAGCCGTCGAAAAACCTGTTACTACTCGCAGAAACGAGTCTGCATGTTATAGATGCCCTTCTTGAGAAGGAACAACCCGACTTGATTATTGTAGATTCCATTCAGACGATGTACCGTCCGGAGCTTGAAAGCGCCCCCGGAACCGTAAGCCAGGTACGCGAAGCAACGGCGCTGTTCATGCGCTACGCGAAGTCGAAAGGAACTCCCGTGTTTCTCGTCGGGCATGTGACGAAAGACGGCGTGATTGCCGGACCGAAAGTCGTAGAACATATGGTGGATACGGTGCTGCAATTTGAAGGCGAGCAACACTATGCGTACCGCATTCTGCGCGCAATCAAAAACCGGTTTGGCTCGACGAACGAAATCGGCATCTTCGAAATGCACAACAACGGACTCAGGGAAGTAACGAATCCCTCCGAGGTATTCCTCTCGCAGCGAAAATCCGGCACGTCCGGTTCGGCGGTTGTGGCAAGCATGGAAGGAACACGACCGTTGTTGCTTGAAGTGCAGGCGCTGGTTGCGCCGACAAGCTACGGCGTTCCGCAACGCAGCGCAACCGGATTCGACTCGAAGCGTTTGCAGATGCTTCTTGCCGTACTCGAAAAACGGGTCGGGCTTCACGTCGGGCAGTACGATGTGTTCGTGAACGTCGCCGGAGGCGTGAAAGCCGTCGAGCCTGCTATTGATCTCGGTATGGCGCTTTCGATTGTATCGAGCCTGCGGGATATTCCGGTTGAGCCGCAAACAGTCGCTATCGGTGAAATAGGATTGGGGGGTGAGATCCGTACCATCAGCCAGATTGAAAAGCGGATTGCCGAAGCGAAGAAGTTAGGTTTCAGGCGGATTCTGATCCCGAAGAACAATCTTAAAGGCACCGGCCCCAATGGAGAAATGAGGTTGATTGAAGTTGATACGGTGGATGAGGCCATGCGCCATGTCATTTCTTGA
- a CDS encoding 5'-deoxyadenosine deaminase, with the protein MKTLIKCSRVVTMDSGRRIITGGSLIVSGNTIERVLTHSETTQLGSFEGDVIDARSLVAIPGFIQTHIHLCQTLFRGLADDLELLDWLKLRIMPYEYAHNSKSMYASATVGIAELLRSGTTTIMDMGSVHHEEDVIRAVTETGIRAFLGKAMMDVNTLYPPLKESTKDSVASTLNLARYTHGLADGRVRYAVAPRFVLSCTDELLAEAYAMTKDFPGMLFHTHAAENRLELEAVRERCKMDNVEFFNDLNILHENTCLAHCIWLNEREFDLMKERNAKVLHCPSSNLKLGSGVARIPQMQAKGITVSLGADGAPCNNTLNMFEEMRLAALMQKPLHGPSAMNAQSVFEMATIGGATTLGIVNDVGSLEAGKRADVVLLNLNKAWNPYEPQDDGDLYSSIVYSCSPENVESVMVDGRWLYRGGQHLMIDEEKVLHTARKELRLLLQRVHT; encoded by the coding sequence ATGAAAACCCTCATCAAGTGTTCCCGCGTTGTCACGATGGATTCCGGCCGGAGGATTATCACCGGCGGATCCTTGATTGTCAGCGGCAACACCATCGAGCGCGTGCTGACTCACTCGGAAACGACACAGCTCGGCTCGTTTGAAGGTGATGTCATAGATGCCCGCTCACTTGTGGCCATCCCCGGTTTCATTCAAACACATATACATCTCTGTCAGACTCTTTTTCGCGGACTTGCCGACGACCTCGAACTTCTCGACTGGTTGAAGCTCCGCATCATGCCCTACGAATACGCGCACAATTCAAAGTCGATGTACGCGTCAGCGACGGTTGGTATTGCAGAACTCCTTCGTTCCGGCACAACAACCATTATGGATATGGGAAGTGTCCATCATGAAGAAGACGTGATCCGCGCTGTGACCGAAACCGGCATCCGTGCGTTCCTCGGAAAAGCGATGATGGACGTGAATACGTTGTATCCGCCGTTGAAGGAATCAACAAAGGACTCGGTTGCATCAACACTGAATCTTGCTCGATACACCCACGGATTGGCAGATGGCAGAGTACGGTATGCCGTTGCGCCGCGGTTCGTGTTATCGTGTACAGACGAACTTCTTGCCGAAGCGTATGCAATGACGAAGGACTTTCCCGGTATGCTCTTCCACACGCATGCCGCGGAAAACCGGCTCGAACTTGAAGCCGTTCGCGAGCGCTGCAAGATGGATAATGTGGAATTTTTTAACGACCTGAACATTCTGCACGAGAATACATGTCTTGCCCACTGCATCTGGCTTAACGAGCGGGAATTCGATCTGATGAAGGAAAGAAATGCAAAAGTGTTGCATTGTCCATCGTCGAATCTCAAGCTCGGGTCGGGGGTTGCGCGGATTCCACAGATGCAGGCTAAGGGTATCACCGTATCGCTCGGCGCCGACGGTGCCCCATGTAACAATACTCTGAATATGTTTGAAGAGATGCGGCTTGCGGCTCTGATGCAAAAACCCTTGCACGGCCCGAGCGCAATGAACGCACAATCTGTTTTTGAGATGGCCACAATTGGCGGGGCAACAACTCTTGGCATAGTCAACGACGTGGGGAGTCTTGAGGCAGGCAAAAGGGCGGACGTTGTTCTTCTAAACCTCAACAAAGCGTGGAATCCATACGAACCTCAAGATGACGGTGATCTGTACTCCTCCATTGTCTATTCCTGCTCACCGGAGAATGTCGAATCCGTCATGGTTGACGGACGCTGGCTCTATCGGGGCGGTCAACATCTGATGATAGATGAGGAGAAAGTGTTGCATACTGCACGGAAAGAGCTTCGGCTGCTATTACAGCGCGTTCACACTTGA
- the rdgB gene encoding RdgB/HAM1 family non-canonical purine NTP pyrophosphatase produces MKQLVLATHNKHKAEELQALLDGTDIEILTLDNFPHVGDIEEDHDTLEGNALKKARAVLQLTSLPSLADDTGLEVFSLNGEPGVYSARYAGPNATYADNVRRLLLKMDGMPAHSRAAQFRSVLAFVTPEGIERVVEGVCSGEIINHPRGTGGFGYDPVFLPSGHRQTFAEMRMDAKNTVSHRAKALEGIRSVLLSYFNS; encoded by the coding sequence ATGAAACAACTCGTTCTCGCCACACACAACAAGCATAAAGCGGAGGAACTTCAGGCACTGTTGGACGGAACAGATATTGAGATTCTTACACTCGACAATTTCCCACACGTTGGTGACATTGAAGAAGACCACGATACACTGGAAGGCAACGCTTTGAAAAAGGCGCGGGCGGTATTGCAACTGACCTCTCTTCCCTCACTCGCCGACGATACCGGACTGGAAGTCTTCAGTTTGAACGGTGAGCCCGGTGTCTACTCCGCCCGTTATGCCGGCCCGAATGCAACCTATGCGGATAATGTGAGAAGGCTGCTGCTCAAAATGGATGGCATGCCTGCGCATTCACGCGCGGCACAGTTTCGCAGCGTGCTTGCATTTGTTACCCCGGAGGGAATTGAACGGGTTGTCGAGGGAGTCTGCAGCGGCGAAATCATAAATCACCCGCGCGGCACCGGCGGATTCGGGTACGACCCTGTGTTTCTTCCCTCCGGCCACCGGCAAACATTTGCAGAAATGCGCATGGATGCGAAGAACACCGTCAGTCATCGGGCAAAGGCGTTGGAGGGAATCAGGAGTGTGCTGTTGAGCTACTTCAACTCTTGA
- a CDS encoding DUF4905 domain-containing protein: MLPSFIHKRGKLQPAWRFSPEGTIWRVVLTSSGRIFGEARNPEKKTVSFFAIDASNGKHLWSGVNFGEQWWIGIEGVSGETVFLHKYATPSMPEHKSIIAVDARQGNVLWLNDDLRFECIAGNSLLASRSTVLGPTFHVVNIMSGSVESTISESEALQLRRTSASESAGEKGMPVIVAHLEDTEEWADLIRRHSDEARLIGSIEYMQFGSLVIFACHEQEPANTGEPILVDSSVRIADKTTATLLYEGRLATGSPSIVSDSFLLHDTMLIYVSERTTLTAIDLQDMKPS, encoded by the coding sequence ATGTTGCCTTCATTCATCCACAAACGCGGAAAACTGCAACCCGCGTGGCGGTTTTCGCCGGAAGGCACTATTTGGCGCGTTGTTCTTACGTCTTCAGGTCGGATTTTCGGCGAGGCAAGGAATCCGGAGAAGAAAACCGTCAGTTTCTTTGCCATTGATGCATCAAATGGAAAACACCTGTGGAGTGGGGTCAACTTCGGCGAGCAATGGTGGATTGGGATTGAAGGCGTATCGGGCGAGACTGTTTTCCTGCACAAATACGCCACGCCAAGCATGCCCGAGCACAAAAGTATCATCGCTGTTGATGCTCGTCAAGGTAATGTTCTGTGGTTGAACGATGACCTGCGATTTGAATGTATAGCCGGAAACTCTCTCTTAGCGTCACGCTCAACGGTTCTTGGCCCGACCTTCCACGTCGTGAATATCATGAGCGGTTCCGTTGAGAGTACAATCTCCGAATCGGAGGCGTTGCAATTGCGCCGCACATCGGCATCGGAAAGCGCCGGAGAGAAGGGGATGCCCGTCATCGTCGCCCACCTCGAAGATACAGAGGAATGGGCTGACCTCATCCGGCGTCACAGCGACGAGGCCAGACTTATTGGAAGCATCGAGTACATGCAATTTGGTTCACTCGTAATCTTTGCCTGCCATGAGCAGGAACCTGCAAATACGGGCGAGCCGATCCTTGTTGACAGCAGTGTGAGAATAGCAGACAAGACCACTGCAACGCTTTTGTACGAAGGACGACTGGCCACAGGCTCTCCTTCGATAGTATCTGATTCGTTTCTACTTCACGACACTATGTTGATATACGTCAGCGAGCGAACCACGTTGACGGCAATTGATCTTCAAGACATGAAGCCGAGCTGA
- a CDS encoding PhzF family phenazine biosynthesis protein, with protein MAKLPITSSPVKEFKRITIKQVDAFTDTPLMGNPAGVVLNAQGLSDEQMQAIAREMAVPETAFILPATIPGADLRIRWFSAETEVPLCGHATIASFHVMAEEGLHDMADHGSYLFNLETKSGTLPVRVEKTASHSEIFFGLPIPEFLRAGQFKLDLMRILNITLEEFDPRMQIVMTNYLFVPVRRLHTIFAVKPNFFALAQFLTNRKLMGVCVFTTETIERKSTAHSRFFAPTVGINEDPVTGSANGPLGAYLYEQGLLDDKLNGNTITIIGEQGDVIGRKGRVTIQLTIRNKAVNSVQVGGRAITTLDGEMIIP; from the coding sequence ATGGCAAAACTTCCTATTACTTCCTCACCTGTCAAGGAATTCAAGCGCATCACCATCAAGCAGGTTGATGCGTTTACCGATACGCCGCTGATGGGAAACCCCGCCGGCGTTGTGCTGAATGCACAAGGGCTGAGCGACGAACAGATGCAGGCTATTGCGCGTGAGATGGCGGTACCGGAAACGGCGTTCATCCTTCCTGCAACAATTCCCGGTGCCGACTTGCGTATCAGGTGGTTTTCCGCCGAGACCGAAGTGCCGCTGTGCGGACATGCCACGATTGCAAGTTTCCACGTGATGGCTGAAGAGGGTTTGCACGATATGGCCGATCACGGATCCTATTTATTCAATCTCGAAACAAAATCGGGAACTCTTCCTGTCCGGGTCGAAAAAACCGCATCACATTCCGAAATCTTCTTCGGCCTTCCAATCCCGGAATTCCTCCGAGCCGGACAGTTCAAGCTTGATCTCATGCGTATTCTGAACATCACGCTCGAGGAATTTGACCCGCGCATGCAAATCGTGATGACGAACTATCTGTTCGTTCCCGTCCGCAGACTGCATACAATCTTTGCCGTCAAGCCCAACTTCTTTGCCCTTGCACAGTTTCTCACCAACCGCAAGTTGATGGGTGTTTGCGTCTTTACAACCGAAACGATCGAACGAAAGTCAACGGCGCACTCGCGTTTCTTTGCTCCGACTGTCGGCATCAATGAAGATCCGGTGACCGGATCCGCCAACGGTCCGCTTGGCGCCTATTTGTACGAACAGGGATTGCTTGACGACAAACTGAACGGAAATACCATTACCATCATCGGTGAGCAAGGCGACGTTATCGGGCGCAAGGGGCGAGTCACGATTCAGTTGACGATTCGCAACAAAGCCGTCAACTCGGTGCAGGTAGGGGGACGGGCGATCACCACACTCGACGGAGAGATGATCATTCCCTGA